CGAGTCCGCGCAGCGGCCCGCTCCGCACCCCTCTCAGGCGCAGCGCCCCCGGGCCTGGCTCAGGAGGCGTCAGCGGCCCGTCGGGCACCCGGGCGGGTGCGTGCATCACCTCGTCGATCGCGATACGGGAGGAGGACGCGCGGGCGACCAGTGTTCCCATGGAGGTGAGCCGTTCCAGGGCGGTGGCGATCACCTGCACCAACCCCACGGCCCCCACCAGACCGCCGATGGTCAGGGTCCCGTCCAGCACGGCCGCGCCGCCGAACCAGATCACCCCGACCATGAGCACTCCCGAAGCCGCCGCGTTGACGGCCCGGTAGGCGCTCTCCCAGCGGATGGCCGCCACCCTCGCCTCCACGGCGTCCCGGCTCAGCCGCCGGTAGCGCTCCATGCTCTCGGCCTCGGCGTGGAAACCCTTGAGCGTACGCAGGCCGGTGAGCTGGTCCTCGGCGTGGGTTCCGATGTCCAGCAGGCCGCCGCGCTCCGCGTCGACCCGGGCGACCAGCCGGCGGGACAGCAGCCGGGAGAGCGCGAGCGTGGTCCCGATCCCGGCAGCCAGCAGCGCTGCGAGTGCCGGGGACACCGTCAGCAGGGCCGTGAAGCCGACCGTCATCGAGACGAGAGCCGGGACGACGGTACCGGCCACGGTCGCCAGCTCCGCCCGTTGCCGGGTGTCCCTCAGGACCAGGGTGGTCAGCCCGCCGTCGCCGTGGCCGTGGGCGACGAAGCCGTGTGGCGACAGGATCCGCCGCACCAGCGCGATCCGCAGACCATGGGCCCACGCCAGCTCCGCGGCGTAGTTCAGTCCGCTGCCCAGCGCCCCGGCCAACGCCGTCAGCACGAAGACCGCGGCGAGGGTGACACACCACCACAGGAGCACGGACGGACTCTCGCCCAACGCGGTGTCGATCGCGGCGCCGACCAGCAGGGGCACCACCACGCCACCGGACTGGTGGAGGGCCAGCAGGACGCTGCTGGCCGCGATCCGGGCCGACTGCCCCTCAGCCGTGGTGCGCGGTGGCCGGTCACTGGTATCACTGCGCACGGCGTGGTCCCTCCGCCTGGCCGGAGCCCGTCACCGTCCGGGCCCGAGGGCGGGGACACACGTGCAAGGCGGCCTTCTTGTGGGGCAGTTGAACCGTTCTGACCAGAGCCATCCCCGCCCGCTCCATGACCGTACGGCAGGCGAGATTGCGTACGTCCGGCTCCGCCGCGACACGTCCCGCCTCGGGCGAGCACCGGAACAGGGTCTGCACCAGGTCGCCGACGAAGGCGGTGCCCAGACCTCGTCCGATCAGGTTCTCGTCGGTGATCGCTATGTGGAAGCCCAGATCATGACGGTCCCACGCGTGGAACGTGGCGATGTTGGAGTCCAAGGGCCGGTACACCTCGATGTAGGCGAACTGCCTTGTGCCGTAGGTGATCCGGAACGGTCCGCCTCCGTCGCGTGCGTGCAGTCGGCGTAACTCCTCCGTCCAGCGCTCCGGCGACCATGGCTGGTGCCACGTACGCTCCAGATGCTCCTGTCGCATCCAACGGGACACCAGGCGGCCCTCCTCGGTGGAGCCGCTGAGCGGGTGAGCGGTCCAGGGCGCGGGCAGGTCCAGTCGGTTGGCGATCACAGCCATCCACTCCTGATCGTGTGTCCTCTGCGGATATCACGCAGACAAGCTTGAGCAGGCCGGACAGTTTTGATCAAGAGGGAGACCCTGTCAAGACAGCGTCGGGCGGACGGATCGGGAGCGTCCCGCGGCCGACATCTCTCTGACAGGGCATTCCCCTCGTCCGATGACCGCCCCCTGGCAGCACCCGGCGGAGTGGTGGAAGCCACCCCGCTCCCGCCCCGGCCTCAGCCCGCTCGCAGCGACATCGTCATCGCCTCCACCGCCAGCAGCGGCGCCACATTGCGGTCCATCGCCTGCCGGCACGCGATGACCGCCTCGATCCTGCGCAGCGTCTGCGCGGGCGTGGAGGACTCCGCGATCCGGTCCAGCGAGTCGTGCACATCCACGTTGGCGATGGCGATCCGCGAACCGAGCTGGAGCGCCAGCACATCGCGGTAGAAGCCGGTGAGCTCGGTGAGCGCCAGATCCAGGCTGTCGCGCTGGGTCCGCGTCTTGCGGCGCTTCTGCTTGTCCTCCAGCTCCTTCATCGCCCCCGCCGTGCCGCGCGGCATCCGGCCGCCCGCCACCCCGCCGAGCGCCGCCTTCAGGTCCTCGGTCTCCTTGACGTCCACCTCCTCCGCCATCTGCTTGGCATCGTCGGTGGCCGTGTCGATCAGCTCCTGGGCGGCCTTGAGGCAGCCGCCCACATCCGCGACCCGCAGCGGAACCTTGAGCACCGCCGCCCGCCGTGTCCGCGCCCGCTCGTCGGTGGCCAGACGGCGCGCCCGGCCGATGTGCCCCTGGGTGGCCCGCGCCGCCGCGTGCGCCCGCTCGGGGTCGACCCCGTCCCGGCGGATCAGGACGTCCGCCACCGCCTCCACCGGCGGGGTGCCGAGGGTGAGGTGGCGGCAGCGCGAGCGGATCGTGGGGAGGACGTCTTCGAGCGACGGGGCGCACAGCATCCACACCGTGCGCGGCGCGGGCTCCTCGACCGCCTTCAGCAGCACGTTGCCCGCGCCCTCGGTGAGCCGGTCGGCGTCCTCCATGACGATGACCTGCCAGCGGCCGACCGCCGGGGAGAGCTGGGCGCGGCGGACCAGGTCGCGGGTCTCCTTCACACCGATGGAGAGCAGGTCCGTACGGATCACCTGGACGTCGGCGTGCGTACCGATCAGGCTCGTGTGGCAGCCGTCGCAGAACCCGCAGCCGGGCTCCCCGCCCAGCGCCCGGTCCGGGCTGGTGCACTGGAGCGCGGCGGCGAAGGCGCGGGCGGCGGTGGACCGCCCGGAACCCGGCGGTCCGGTGAACAGCCAGGCGTGCGTCATCTTCGAGCCCTGCTCCAGCGGCTCACCGTCGGAGACGGCCGTGACCAGCGCATCGGCGTCCTTGGCGGCAGCGGCGAGCTGTTCCCTCACCCGGTCCTGCCCGACCAGGTCGTCCCATACGGTCATCGGTCACCGCCCTTCCCATCACGGGGTTCCCGGTGATCCGGCCTGTCGGATCACCTGTCGGATTCCATTGTGGGGGACGCCACTGACAAGTCCGGCCCACCCACCCCTCAGGGGCGGACGGGCCGGACTCCGGACCTGCAGGTCAGCCGCGCGGGCGACGTCCCCGGCCCGTGGGGTCCTCCTCGTCGTGCCCGCCGAGCAGCTCGTCCGCCAGCGTCGGCAGATCGTCCAGCGGGGTCTCCTCGGCCCAGTCCGGACGGGGACGCTTGCGGCGGGGGCGGGACGCGTCGGCCCGGCCCGCGGCCTGCGGGTCCTCGACCTGCGGGAGTTCCCGGGTGCGCTCGTTCTCGCTCTCCGCCGCCGGGCCCTCGTCCCGGAAGTAGCCCTTGGGCACCCGGTCGGAGGGCTGGTCACCGCGTACAGGCGGCAGTACGGCCGTCTCGTCGGCGGCCCGAGCGTCACGGCCGTCCCGGGCGTCGCGCCCCGGCCGCTCGTCCGTGATCCGCGGCAGCATCGCCGTCTCGTCATCCCCGGAACCCGAGCCCGAACCCGAAGAGCCCGAACCCGAGCCCGAGCCCGAAGCGCCCGGCCTCGAAGCAGGGCCCGAACCCGGTCCCTCCTCCGGACGCGCCGCAGGCACCGGCTGTGTGATCTCGTTCGGATTCACGATCGGCGTGGGCACCGTCAGCTCGTTCTCCGGAACGGTCGCCCCCTGCCCCTCCGACCGCGAGGACGCCTCGGGCCGGGGTTCACGGGAAGCCCGCTCGGCCTCAGCCCGCTCGGCCTCGGCCCGAGCCGCCTCCGTACGAGCGGCCGCCTCGGCCTCCGCACGCCGACGCGCCTCCTCGGCCCGTACCAGCGCCTCTTCGGCCTTCCGCTGCTTCTCCAGCCGGAGCGCCTCGGCCTCCTTGCGCAGCCGCGCCTCCTCCTCGGCCTGCTTGCGGAGGCGTTCCTGCTCGGCCTCGCGGGCCCGCTCCTCGGCCTCCAGCCGACGGCGGTCCTCCTCGGCTCGGCGGCGGGCCTCCTCGGCGCGCTGCCGGGCCTCCTCCGCCTGGCGCTCGGCCTCGCGCTGCCGCGCCTCCTCCAGCTCGCGCTGCTTGCGCTCCTCCTCCTCGGCGCGCAGCCGGGCGAGCTGCTCCTGGCGCTCCTTCTCCAGGCGCTCCTCCTCGGCCTTGCGGGCGGCCTCCTCCTCCGCCTTGCGCCGGGCCTCCTCCTCGGCCTTGCGGCGGGCCTCCTCGATGGCCTGGATCTCGGCCTCGGAGAGCGGGAGGAGCCGGTCGAGACGGTGGCGTACGACCGTGGTGATCGCCTCGGGCTCCTGCCCGGCGTCCACCACCAGATAGCGCGTCGGGTCGGCGGCGGCCAGGGTCAGGAACCCGGACCGTACGCGCTCGTGGAACTCCGCCGGCTCCGACTCCAGCCGGTCCGGCGCCTCCGTGAACCGCTCGCGCGCGGTCTGCGGGTCGACGTCCAGCAGCACCGTCAGATGCGGTACGAGTCCGCTCGTCGCCCACCGCGAGATCCGGGCGATCTCGGTCGGGGCCAGATCGCGGCCCGCGCCCTGGTAGGCGACGGAGGAGTCGATGTAGCGGTCGGAGATGACGATCGCGCCGCGCTCCAGCGCCGGGCGGACCACGGAGTCGACGTGCTCGGCGCGGTCGGCGGCGTACAGCAGCGCCTCGGCGCGGTTGGAGAGTCCGGCGGAGGCGACGTCCAGCAGGATGGACCGCAGCCGCTTGCCGACCGGGGTGGCCCCGGGCTCGCGGGTCACGACGACCTCGTGGCCCTTGGAGCGGATCCAGTCGGCGAGCGCCTCGACCTGGGTGGACTTGCCCGCTCCGTCGCCGCCCTCCAGGGCGAGGAAGAAGCCGGTGGCGGCAGGGCCCACGGCGGGGTCGCCGCCGCGCAGGGCCTCGCGCAGGTCGCGGCGGAGCGGTACGCCCGAGCGGTCGTCCGTCTTGGCGAGGACGATCGCGGCGACGGGCAGCAGCAGCGCGCCGATCAGCATCAGCGTGTAGGCCGCGCCGCCGTGGTCGAAGACGAAGTCGCCGCCGCCCAGCCGGTGCTGCCCTATCGCGGCGGCCAGCAGCGGGCCCGCGACCGCGCCGAGCGCGACGAGCACCCGGACGAGGGCCTGGAGGTGCTCGGTGGTCCGGGCCTGGCGGGGCGCCTCGGTCTCCTGGTCGATGATCGCGTGCCCGATGCTGGCGGCGACCCCGGCCGCGTAACCGGCCAGCAGCGCGATCGCGATGCCGGTGGCGGTGTCCGGCACCAGGCCGAGCGCGAGGAGCGCGAGACCCGTGACGGTGGTGGCCAGCGCGAGCAGACGGCGCCGCGACAGGGTGGGCAGCACCTTCCGCGCCGTACGGATACCGAGGGCGGTGCCGCCGGTCAGCGCCAGGATCAGCAGCGCGAACGTGACGGGTCCGCCGCCCAGGTCGTAGGCGTGCAGGACGGACACGGCGGCGGCCGCCGCGATCGCTCCGGCGACGACCGCGCAGACGGCGACGACCAGCCGGAGGGCTCCGGTGCGGCCCTTGTCGGGGCCGCTGCCGGTGGTGGGGCGGCGCAGGCCTTCCAGGGGCGAGCGCGGCCGGGGGGTCTGGGTGTCGGGCAGTTCGAGGAAGTACAGGGTCGTGATGGAGGCCATGAACAGACCGGCCGCGACATACGAACCCAGGGCCGCCTGGTGGAAGGAGAACCACTCCAGGCCCGTGCCGAGGAGGTTGCCGATCAGCGTGGCGACCAGCAGCACCACCGCGGCGGCGGGGACGGCGAGGAAGTTCGTACGGAGTGACAGCCTGCGCAGGGCGTCGAGGTGGTCGGGGAGCGGACGGACGGCGGCGCCTTCGATGGGCGGGGCGGGCAGGAGCGCCGGGGCGGCGCTCTCCTTGGCCACCGCCCACAGGCGCTCGGCTCCACCGGTCACGAAGACGGTGATGAGGATGATCATGAGTGCCTTGTCCGGCACCCAGTCGATCCACAGCGGGGCGATGATCAGCAGGGCGAGCCGCAGCCCGTCCGTCCCGATCATCAGCCATCGCCGGTCCAGTTTTCCGCCGGGCGCGGTGAGCGACGTCAAAGGCCCCAGGAGTACGGCTCCGAAGAGCACGGTGGAAAGGATGCGGGCACCGAACACGGCGGCGACGGCGAAGGCCGCCCCGCGGTATCCGGCCCCGAGTGAGCCCTCCAGGACCGCTGCTTGCAGCGACAACAGCACCAGCACGAGAAGGGCGAGTGCATCGCCGATACCGCCGACGAGCTGGGCGCTCCACAACCGCTTCAGCGGGGGAACACGCAACAGGGCTCGTACGGCGCGCTCGCGTGAGTCTGCGGCAAGTGTGTCGGAGGTGGGGCTCACGACCGTTGGCTGCTCGGCTCGCGTCATCCGCCCAGCCTATCGGCAGCGGTGCGGTGACTGTCGGCCCGTCCGAACATATGGCCGTAGATCATTTCCGGCCAGCTTCCGGAGAGCCCTCTTGACGCGCCGCTGCCCGGCACCTGATCCAGGTGCCGGGCAGCGGGGCGGGCGATCACCGGGGCAGTCAGTCCCCCGGCTCAGTCCTCTCGGACTCAGTCATCCGACGAGGACGACGCCGAAGCCGAAGCTGTCTTCTTCGCCGTCGCCGTCTTCTTGGCGGCCGCGGACTTGGTGGCCGTCTTCTTCGCCGCGGTCTTCTTGGCGGCCGTGGTCTTGGCCGCCGTCGTCTTCTTCGCGGCCGTCTTCTTGGCCGTCGCCTTCTTCGCCGGGGCCTTCTTCGCCGTCTTCTTCTTGGCGGGTCCCTTGGCACGCTTCTCGGCGAGCAGCTCGTAGCCGCGCTCCGGCGTGATCTCCTCGACGCTGTCCCCGGTCCGCAGGGTGGCGTTGGTCTCGCCGTCGGTGACGTACGCGCCGAAGCGGCCGTCCTTCACCACGACCGGCGAACCGCTGACCGGGTCGGTGCCCAGCTCCTTCAGCGGCGGCTTGGCCGCGGCCCGGCCACGCTGCTTGGGCTGGGCGTAGATCGCGAGGGCCTCTTCGAGGGTGATGTCGAAGAGCTGGTCCTCGGAGGTCAGCGACCGGGAGTCGGTGCCCTTCTTCAGATACGGGCCGTACCGGCCGTTCTGCGCGGTGATCTCGACGCCCTCGGCGTCCTCGCCGACGACGCGCGGCAGCGACATCAGCTTGAGCGCGTCGGCGAGGGTGACCGTGTCCAGGGACATGGACTTGAAGAGCGAGGCGGTACGCGGCTTCACCGCGTTCTTGCCGGTCTTCGGGGTCCCCTCGGGCAGCACCTCGGTGACGTACGGGCCGTAGCGGCCGTCCTTGGCGATGATCTGGTGGCCGGTCGCCGGGTCGGCGCCCAGCTCGAAGTCGCCGCTGGGCTTGGCCAGCAGCTCCTCGGCCAGCTCCACGGTCAGCTCGTCGGGGGCCAGGTCCTCGGGGACGTCGGCGCGCTGGTGGCCCTCGGCGTCCTTCTCGCCCCGCTCGATGTACGGGCCGTAGCGGCCGACGCGGAGCTTGATGTCGTTGCCGACCGGGAAGGAGGAGATCTCCCGGGCGTCGATCGCGCCGAGGTCGGTGACCAGTTCCTTCAGGCCGCCGAGGTGGTCGCCGTCGCCGTTGCCCGCGTCGGATGCCGCACCGGCCCCAGCCGTGTCGTCACCCGACTGCGCTCCGAAGTAGAAGCGCTTCAGCCACGGCACGGACTGGGCCTCGCCCCGCGCGATGCGGTCGAGGTCGTCCTCCATGCGGGCGGTGAAGTCATAGTCGACGAGTCGGCCGAAGTGCTTCTCCAGCAGGTTGACCACGGCGAAGGAGAGGAAGGACGGGACGAGCGCCGTGCCCTTCTTGAAGACATAGCCGCGGTCGAGGATGGTCCCGATGATCGAGGCGTACGTCGAGGGGCGGCCGATCTCGCGCTCTTCCAGCTCCTTGACCAGCGAGGCCTCGGTGTAGCGGGCCGGGGGCTTGGTGGCGTGCCCGTCGACCGTGATCTCCTCGGCCGAGAGCGCGTCGCCCTCGGCGACCTGCGGCAGCCGCCGCTCGCGGTCGTCCAGCTCGGCGTTCGGGTCGTCGGCGCCTTCGACGTACGCCTTCATGAAGCCGTGGAAGGTGATCGTCTTGCCGGAGGCGGAGAACTCGGCGTCCCGGCCGTCGCTCGCCCGGCCGCCGATCTTGACGGTGACCGAGTTGCCGGTGGCGTCCTTCATCTGGGAGGCGACGGTCCGCTTCCAGATCAGCTCGTAGAGCCGGAACTGGTCGCCGGTGAGGCCGGTCTCGGCGGGGGTGCGGAAGCGGTCGCCGGAGGGGCGGATCGCCTCGTGCGCCTCCTGCGCGTTCTTGACCTTGCCGGCGTACGTACGCGGCTTCTCGGGGAGGTAGTTCGCGCCGTACAACTGCGTGACCTGGGCCCGGGCCGCGGCGACCGCGGTGTCCGAGAGGGTCGTGGAGTCCGTACGCATGTAGGTGATGAAGCCGTTCTCGTACAGCTTCTGCGCCACCTGCATGGTCGCCTTCGCCCCGAAGCCCAGCTTGCGGCTCGCCTCCTGCTGGAGGGTCGTCGTACGGAAGGGGGCGTACGGGGAGCGCCGGTACGGCTTCGACTCGACGGACCGGACCGCGAAGGACGTGTCGGC
This DNA window, taken from Streptomyces griseus subsp. griseus, encodes the following:
- the topA gene encoding type I DNA topoisomerase: MSPTSETAQGGRRLVIVESPAKAKTIKGYLGPGYVVEASVGHIRDLPNGAAEVPDEYTGEVRRLGVDVENDFQPIYVVNADKKAQVRKLKQLLAESDELFLATDEDREGEAIAWHLQEVLRPKVPVHRMVFHEITKDAIRAAVANPRELNQRMVDAQETRRILDRLYGYEVSPVLWKKVMPKLSAGRVQSVATRLVVERERERIAFRSAEYWDLTGKFATGRTGDASDPSTLTARLSAVDGRRIAQGRDFGADGQLKAGSAQTLHLDEVNARALAAALADTSFAVRSVESKPYRRSPYAPFRTTTLQQEASRKLGFGAKATMQVAQKLYENGFITYMRTDSTTLSDTAVAAARAQVTQLYGANYLPEKPRTYAGKVKNAQEAHEAIRPSGDRFRTPAETGLTGDQFRLYELIWKRTVASQMKDATGNSVTVKIGGRASDGRDAEFSASGKTITFHGFMKAYVEGADDPNAELDDRERRLPQVAEGDALSAEEITVDGHATKPPARYTEASLVKELEEREIGRPSTYASIIGTILDRGYVFKKGTALVPSFLSFAVVNLLEKHFGRLVDYDFTARMEDDLDRIARGEAQSVPWLKRFYFGAQSGDDTAGAGAASDAGNGDGDHLGGLKELVTDLGAIDAREISSFPVGNDIKLRVGRYGPYIERGEKDAEGHQRADVPEDLAPDELTVELAEELLAKPSGDFELGADPATGHQIIAKDGRYGPYVTEVLPEGTPKTGKNAVKPRTASLFKSMSLDTVTLADALKLMSLPRVVGEDAEGVEITAQNGRYGPYLKKGTDSRSLTSEDQLFDITLEEALAIYAQPKQRGRAAAKPPLKELGTDPVSGSPVVVKDGRFGAYVTDGETNATLRTGDSVEEITPERGYELLAEKRAKGPAKKKTAKKAPAKKATAKKTAAKKTTAAKTTAAKKTAAKKTATKSAAAKKTATAKKTASASASSSSDD
- a CDS encoding DNA polymerase III subunit delta' — protein: MTVWDDLVGQDRVREQLAAAAKDADALVTAVSDGEPLEQGSKMTHAWLFTGPPGSGRSTAARAFAAALQCTSPDRALGGEPGCGFCDGCHTSLIGTHADVQVIRTDLLSIGVKETRDLVRRAQLSPAVGRWQVIVMEDADRLTEGAGNVLLKAVEEPAPRTVWMLCAPSLEDVLPTIRSRCRHLTLGTPPVEAVADVLIRRDGVDPERAHAAARATQGHIGRARRLATDERARTRRAAVLKVPLRVADVGGCLKAAQELIDTATDDAKQMAEEVDVKETEDLKAALGGVAGGRMPRGTAGAMKELEDKQKRRKTRTQRDSLDLALTELTGFYRDVLALQLGSRIAIANVDVHDSLDRIAESSTPAQTLRRIEAVIACRQAMDRNVAPLLAVEAMTMSLRAG
- a CDS encoding GNAT family N-acetyltransferase, producing MIANRLDLPAPWTAHPLSGSTEEGRLVSRWMRQEHLERTWHQPWSPERWTEELRRLHARDGGGPFRITYGTRQFAYIEVYRPLDSNIATFHAWDRHDLGFHIAITDENLIGRGLGTAFVGDLVQTLFRCSPEAGRVAAEPDVRNLACRTVMERAGMALVRTVQLPHKKAALHVCPRPRARTVTGSGQAEGPRRAQ
- a CDS encoding ABC transporter ATP-binding protein, yielding MRSDTSDRPPRTTAEGQSARIAASSVLLALHQSGGVVVPLLVGAAIDTALGESPSVLLWWCVTLAAVFVLTALAGALGSGLNYAAELAWAHGLRIALVRRILSPHGFVAHGHGDGGLTTLVLRDTRQRAELATVAGTVVPALVSMTVGFTALLTVSPALAALLAAGIGTTLALSRLLSRRLVARVDAERGGLLDIGTHAEDQLTGLRTLKGFHAEAESMERYRRLSRDAVEARVAAIRWESAYRAVNAAASGVLMVGVIWFGGAAVLDGTLTIGGLVGAVGLVQVIATALERLTSMGTLVARASSSRIAIDEVMHAPARVPDGPLTPPEPGPGALRLRGVRSGPLRGLDLEVPAGSRVGIVSRTDGESDALLSLLARESAYEGSVLLDGVELRELPLVAARERVAVSRHDAELFPGSVVENIASGPDAAHRAARSIRAAGVDEVARALPDGLDTEITERGRSLSGGQRQRVVLARALATDAPVLVLADPLSATDAATEHRVSLGIHRARAGRTTLLLTSSPAVLAGCDRVVVLDSGRIGYAGTHAELSLHPAYAAAVFA
- the tmk gene encoding dTMP kinase; this translates as MTRAEQPTVVSPTSDTLAADSRERAVRALLRVPPLKRLWSAQLVGGIGDALALLVLVLLSLQAAVLEGSLGAGYRGAAFAVAAVFGARILSTVLFGAVLLGPLTSLTAPGGKLDRRWLMIGTDGLRLALLIIAPLWIDWVPDKALMIILITVFVTGGAERLWAVAKESAAPALLPAPPIEGAAVRPLPDHLDALRRLSLRTNFLAVPAAAVVLLVATLIGNLLGTGLEWFSFHQAALGSYVAAGLFMASITTLYFLELPDTQTPRPRSPLEGLRRPTTGSGPDKGRTGALRLVVAVCAVVAGAIAAAAAVSVLHAYDLGGGPVTFALLILALTGGTALGIRTARKVLPTLSRRRLLALATTVTGLALLALGLVPDTATGIAIALLAGYAAGVAASIGHAIIDQETEAPRQARTTEHLQALVRVLVALGAVAGPLLAAAIGQHRLGGGDFVFDHGGAAYTLMLIGALLLPVAAIVLAKTDDRSGVPLRRDLREALRGGDPAVGPAATGFFLALEGGDGAGKSTQVEALADWIRSKGHEVVVTREPGATPVGKRLRSILLDVASAGLSNRAEALLYAADRAEHVDSVVRPALERGAIVISDRYIDSSVAYQGAGRDLAPTEIARISRWATSGLVPHLTVLLDVDPQTARERFTEAPDRLESEPAEFHERVRSGFLTLAAADPTRYLVVDAGQEPEAITTVVRHRLDRLLPLSEAEIQAIEEARRKAEEEARRKAEEEAARKAEEERLEKERQEQLARLRAEEEERKQRELEEARQREAERQAEEARQRAEEARRRAEEDRRRLEAEERAREAEQERLRKQAEEEARLRKEAEALRLEKQRKAEEALVRAEEARRRAEAEAAARTEAARAEAERAEAERASREPRPEASSRSEGQGATVPENELTVPTPIVNPNEITQPVPAARPEEGPGSGPASRPGASGSGSGSGSSGSGSGSGDDETAMLPRITDERPGRDARDGRDARAADETAVLPPVRGDQPSDRVPKGYFRDEGPAAESENERTRELPQVEDPQAAGRADASRPRRKRPRPDWAEETPLDDLPTLADELLGGHDEEDPTGRGRRPRG